One Brassica napus cultivar Da-Ae chromosome A1, Da-Ae, whole genome shotgun sequence genomic region harbors:
- the LOC106438511 gene encoding putative 2-succinyl-6-hydroxy-2,4-cyclohexadiene-1-carboxylate synthase gives MSLSSYLSPTRLLEGYLRRCLTAAGLTSQTLSIDSETTIHFWGPSSVDHSIDDRPVMLLLHGFGPSAMWQWRRQIQAFSPSVFRVYCPDLVFFGDSTTSSTNRSEVFQAECMAKLMEKLGIEKKFNVVGTSYGGFVAYHMAKMWPEKVEKVVIASSGINMRTCDSESLLQRSNCECIEKVMLPSTASELRTLMGLASSWRMLRMFPDALWNDFISNLYQKNRKEKVELLKGLTLGREEKLNIEPLSQGILIIWGDKDQIFPVKMAYELKEILGDKTKLEIIENTSHIPQIECAQEFNNVVLRFLKGSQ, from the exons ATGTCGTTGTCGTCTTACCTAAGCCCAACGCGCCTTCTTGAAGGCTACCTCCGCCGCTGCCTCACGGCGGCAGGACTCACGTCGCAGACTCTTTCCATAGATTCTGAAACAACCATCCACTTCTGGGGTCCATCATCTGTAGACCACAGCATCGATGACAGACCGGTGATGCTTCTCCTTCACGGCTTCGGTCCATCTGCCATGTGGCAGTGGCGAAGACAGATTCAAGCCTTCTCACCGTCTGTGTTCCGGGTATATTGTCCTGATCTTGTTTTCTTTGGTGACTCTACCACTTCATCCACCAATCGTTCCGAGGTCTTCCAG gCGGAGTGTATGGCAAAGCTAATGGAGAAACTAGGAATAGAGAAGAAGTTTAATGTAGTTGGAACAAGCTATGGCGGATTTGTGGCGTACCATATGGCAAAAATGTGGCCTGAAAAAGTGGAGAAAGTAGTGATTGCAAGCTCCGGCATCAACATGAGAACGTGTGACAGTGAAAGTTTATTGCAAAGGTCGAACTGTGAGTGCATTGAGAAAGTTATGTTACCATCTACTGCGTCCGAGCTTCGGACACTTATGGGTTTGGCATCTTCTTGGAGGATGCTTCGTATGTTTCCTGATGCTCTCTGGAATGACTTCATTAGT AATTTATATCAAAAGAATAGAAAAGAGAAAGTAGAATTATTGAAGGGGTTGACTCTTGGCAGGGAGGAGAAATTAAACATCGAACCTCTTTCTCAG GGGATCCTAATAATATGGGGAGATAAAGATCAGATATTTCCCGTGAAGATGGCCTACGAACTAAAAGA GATTCTTGGAGATAAGACAAAACTGGAAATCATTGAGAACACTTCACATATTCCCCAAATCGAATGTGCCCAAGAGTTCAACAACGTCGTTTTGAGATTTTTGAAAGGATCTCAATAG
- the LOC106438509 gene encoding pentatricopeptide repeat-containing protein At4g33170-like, which yields MQATLKSIPFSFQRSPKLYYLLPPLRLTSASPFCSSSSSSSQWFSFLRDAISTSDLKLGKCTHARILTFEENPERFLVNNLISMYSKCGSLTYARRVFEEMPERDLVSWNSILAAYAQSSEGVIENVEEGFHLFRILRQDVVFTSRMTLAPVLKLCLHSGYVWASEEVHGYACKIGLDSDEFVSGALVNIYLKFGKVKEGRDLFEEMSYRDVVLWNLMLKAYLDMGLKEESVDLSSAFRRSGLHPNEITLRLLDRVTGDDSERGEMKSSANGHDASKIRSKNQILTKYLKGSQYSALLQCFVDMVESNLECDDVTFILVLASAVKLDSLALGQQVHCMALKLGFDLKLTVANSLINMYCKLRKVDFARTVFNSMNERDLISWNSVISGFAQSGLEVEAVRLFMQLLRCGFTPDHYTMTSVLKATSSLSESLSLNKQVHVHAIKTNNVSDSFVSTALIDAYCRNRCMKEAEVLFERNSFDLVACNAMMSGYTQSNDGHKTLKLFALMHHQGERSDDFTLATVLKTCGSLFEVNQGKQVHAYAVKSGYDLDLWVSSGVLDMYVKCGDMRAAQLAFNCIPVPDDVAWTTMISGCIENGEEERAFHVYSQMRLMGVMPDEFTIATLAKASSCLTGLEQGRQIHANALKLNCTGDTFVGTSLVDMYAKCGSIDDAYTLFKRIEMRKIAAWNAMLVGLAQHGEGEEALQLFEQMKSLGIRPDKVTFIGVLSACSHSGLVSEAYKHIEAMHKDYGIKPELEHYSCLADALGRAGLVREAEKLIESMSLEASASMYRALLAACRVQGDTETGKRVATKLLELEPLDSSAYVLLSNMYAAASKWSEMKLARTMMKGQKVKKDPGFSWIEVKNKIHLFVVDDRSNPQSELIHKKVKDVIRDIKQEGHVPETDFTLVDVEEEEKERALHHHSEKLAVAFGLMSTPPSTLIRVIKNLRVCGDCHNAMKYISKVYDREIVLRDANRFHRFKDGKCSCGDFW from the coding sequence ATGCAAGCAACCCTCAAATCGATCCCGTTCTCCTTTCAGAGATCTCCTAAACTCTACTATCTCCTCCCTCCTTTGCGTCTCACTTCCGCTTCGCCATTttgttcttcctcttcttcttcctcacaaTGGTTCAGCTTTCTTCGCGACGCCATCTCCACGTCGGACTTGAAGCTCGGGAAATGCACGCACGCACGTATCTTAACCTTCGAGGAAAACCCAGAACGATTCCTTGTCAATAATCTCATTTCAATGTACTCGAAGTGTGGATCACTCACTTACGCACGCCGagtgttcgaggaaatgcctGAAAGAGATCTCGTTTCCTGGAACTCGATTTTAGCTGCTTATGCTCAGTCTTCGGAAGGTGTTATCGAGaatgtcgaagaaggttttcaTCTTTTTCGAATTTTACGGCAGGACGTTGTGTTTACAAGTCGAATGACTCTAGCTCCGGTGTTGAAACTCTGTTTGCATTCTGGATATGTGTGGGCTTCAGAGGAGGTTCATGGGTATGCTTGCAAGATCGGTTTGGATAGCGATGAGTTTGTTTCCGGGGCGCTTGTTAATATATATCTGAAGTTTGGTAAGGTTAAGGAAGGTAGGGATTTGTTTGAAGAGATGAGTTATAGAGATGTTGTGTTATGGAACTTGATGTTGAAGGCTTATCTGGATATGGGTTTAAAAGAAGAATCAGTGGATCTCTCTTCTGCGTTTCGTAGAAGTGGCTTGCATCCTAATGAAATCACCTTGCGTTTACTCGATAGAGTTACTGGTGATGATTCTGAAAGAGGAGAAATGAAGTCATCTGCAAATGGTCATGATGCTTCAAAAATAAGATCCAAGAACCAAATATTGACTAAATATCTCAAGGGAAGTCAGTATTCAGCTCTTCTCCAATGTTTTGTGGATATGGTTGAGTCCAACTTGGAATGTGATGATGTCACATTTATTTTGGTGTTAGCTTCAGCTGTTAAGTTAGATAGTTTAGCATTAGGGCAGCAAGTTCATTGTATGGCGTTGAAGCTAGGATTTGATTTGAAGCTCACTGTGGCAAATAGTCTAATAAACATGTACTGTAAGCTGAGAAAAGTGGACTTCGCTAGGACAGTATTTAACAGTATGAATGAACGAGATTTGATATCGTGGAATTCAGTTATCTCCGGGTTTGCTCAAAGTGGCCTAGAAGTGGAAGCAGTGCGTCTGTTTATGCAGCTGTTACGTTGTGGCTTCACACCAGACCATTATACCATGACGAGTGTTCTCAAGGCAACTTCTTCTCTCTCTGAAAGCTTGTCGTTGAACAAACAAGTTCATGTTCATGCAATTAAAACCAATAATGTTTCTGATAGTTTTGTCTCTACTGCTCTGATTGACGCATACTGTCGCAACAGGTGTATGAAAGAGGCAGAAGTTTTGTTCGAGAGGAACAGTTTCGACCTCGTCGCTTGTAATGCCATGATGTCTGGCTATACCCAAAGTAATGACGGCCACAAGACTCTGAAGCTTTTCGCTTTGATGCATCATCAGGGAGAGAGATCAGATGATTTCACGCTTGCAACAGTGCTCAAGACATGTGGTTCCTTGTTTGAGGTAAATCAAGGGAAGCAAGTCCATGCTTATGCAGTCAAATCCGGATACGACTTAGATCTATGGGTCAGCAGTGGAGTTTTGGATATGTACGTAAAATGCGGCGATATGAGAGCAGCGCAGTTAGCTTTCAATTGCATTCCTGTGCCCGACGATGTTGCTTGGACTACTATGATATCAGGATGCATAGAGAatggagaagaggagagagcTTTCCATGTTTATAGCCAGATGAGGCTCATGGGAGTGATGCCTGATGAATTTACAATAGCCACACTTGCGAAAGCAAGCTCTTGCTTGACGGGGTTAGAACAGGGGAGACAAATTCACGCAAACGCCCTCAAGTTGAATTGCACTGGTGATACCTTCGTTGGAACTTCACTTGTGGACATGTATGCTAAGTGCGGAAGCATAGACGACGCATATACTTTGTTTAAAAGGATCGAAATGAGGAAAATCGCTGCCTGGAATGCCATGTTGGTAGGATTAGCTCAACATGGGGAAGGGGAAGAAGCGCTTCAGCTTTTCGAACAGATGAAATCTTTGGGTATAAGACCTGACAAGGTCACATTCATCGGCGTTCTCTCTGCTTGCAGTCACTCAGGCTTAGTCTCCGAGGCATACAAGCATATCGAAGCAATGCATAAAGACTATGGCATCAAACCTGAGCTAGAACACTACTCTTGTTTAGCCGATGCGCTTGGCCGCGCTGGACTTGTTAGAGAGGCTGAGAAATTGATCGAGTCAATGTCCTTGGAAGCTTCAGCGTCGATGTACAGAGCTCTGCTTGCAGCCTGCAGAGTTCAAGGGGACACAGAAACAGGGAAGAGAGTAGCAACTAAGCTTCTGGAGCTAGAGCCATTGGATTCATCAGCTTATGTGCTTTTATCCAACATGTATGCAGCTGCTTCCAAATGGTCTGAGATGAAACTCGCCCGGACGATGATGAAAGGGCAGAAAGTGAAAAAAGACCCGGGGTTCAGCTGGATTGAGGTGAaaaacaagatccatctatttgtGGTGGATGATAGATCAAACCCTCAAAGTGAATTGATacacaagaaagtaaaagatgTGATCAGAGACATCAAACAAGAAGGGCATGTTCCTGAGACAGATTTCACACTTGTAGATGtggaagaagaggagaaagaacgCGCGTTGCACCACCACAGCGAGAAGCTAGCCGTTGCGTTCGGGCTTATGAGCACTCCTCCTTCCACACTGATTCGTGTGATCAAGAATCTACGTGTATGTGGAGATTGCCACAATGCCATGAAATATATATCAAAGGTGTATGATAGAGAGATTGTACTGAGAGATGCTAATCGGTTTCACAGATTCAAGGATGGTAAATGCTCATGTGGTGATTTTTGGTAG
- the LOC106438510 gene encoding F-box only protein 13-like, producing the protein MGFSAGKRKSRDEQDYTVTLASTAFPMDDLSDDVLERVLSWLPTSSFLRMTSVCKRWKSTKTSKSFNLACSQVPLRDPWFFMITNDSKSSTFVYDSTDNNWKNLNHNRNRQDFIPVASSGGLLCFRCSVSGGFLLCNPITGSSRDLPSPISDDNSKPLQAVAMTALTPSSYKLVTISGEAPNLCFRFYESDSGSWSKELNLVKKNDGDEYNDDNDSGTVYFLSKTGHVVVASNNLQRSPSKQYSSVITVKDNAETVYFLSSHGTIIACDLTNRCFTELPKLLPPFLEYSIDLVECNGTMFVILLSEFYESASLRIWKLENQSWVHVGMLPPAMSHELYGREGDINCVAGADDKILVCFNTSPPEVYCRYFVYDLVAEQWSELPKCFKDGDAVEFVSALSFQPRIEATV; encoded by the coding sequence ATGGGATTCTCAGCTGGGAAACGAAAATCAAGAGATGAGCAAGACTACACAGTAACCTTAGCTTCCACCGCTTTCCCCATGGACGACCTCAGCGACGACGTCCTCGAGAGAGTCCTCTCGTGGCTACCTACTTCCTCTTTCCTCCGCATGACCTCCGTCTGCAAGAGATGGAAATCAACCAAAACCTCAAAAAGCTTCAACCTTGCTTGCTCCCAAGTCCCTCTTCGAGACCCTTGGTTCTTCATGATCACTAACGATTCAAAGTCTTCAACTTTCGTATACGACTCAACAGATAACAACTGGAAGAACCTCAACCATAACCGCAACCGCCAAGATTTCATTCCAGTAGCTTCCTCTGGCGGCTTGCTCTGTTTTCGCTGCTCTGTTTCTGGTGGCTTCCTCCTCTGTAATCCCATCACTGGATCTTCTCGTGACCTTCCTTCTCCAATCTCTGATGATAACAGCAAACCTCTCCAAGCTGTAGCCATGACTGCTCTCACTCCCTCCAGCTACAAGCTTGTTACAATCTCTGGAGAAGCCCCAAACCTCTGTTTCAGGTTCTACGAATCAGATTCCGGTTCATGGAGTAAAGAGTTGAACTTAGTGAAGAAGAACGATGGAGATGAGTACAATGATGACAATGATAGTGGAACAGTCTATTTTCTCAGCAAGACAGGACACGTGGTTGTAGCCAGTAACAATCTCCAGAGAAGTCCCTCTAAGCAGTACTCTTCTGTTATAACCGTTAAAGACAATGCAGAGACCGTCTACTTCCTCAGCTCTCACGGAACCATCATAGCTTGTGATCTCACCAACAGATGCTTCACCGAGCTACCTAAGCTTCTTCCTCCGTTTCTTGAGTACTCCATCGACTTGGTGGAATGCAATGGAACCATGTTTGTGATTCTTCTCTCTGAGTTCTACGAAAGCGCCAGCTTGAGGATATGGAAGCTGGAGAACCAGAGCTGGGTTCATGTTGGGATGTTGCCTCCTGCAATGTCTCATGAGTTGTATGGGAGAGAAGGTGACATAAACTGTGTAGCAGGAGCTGATGACAAGATACTTGTGTGCTTCAACACGAGTCCTCCTGAGGTGTATTGTAGATACTTTGTGTATGATTTAGTTGCAGAACAGTGGAGTGAGTTGCCAAAATGCTTCAAGGATGGAGACGCTGTGGAGTTCGTTTCTGCTCTCTCGTTCCAGCCGCGGATCGAAGCAACAGTTTGA